In Oryza brachyantha chromosome 1, ObraRS2, whole genome shotgun sequence, the following are encoded in one genomic region:
- the LOC102709978 gene encoding uncharacterized protein LOC102709978 translates to MEMAAAEGAQRAALERWAILPCIPHVVYDEVNLPPGVDVHLYLTAAPRASRLTVARRIAPDRKATDNHPYVAAVDQHGRLLLYATLGHSRPPYLDSFHPGPLGEHHGFPKAYFVCSATTGVASRIRDPDRPIGHPGNAGLLGYSTGYYVAELQPAPTTGTATLILYSSDSGAWTDEKLTYPPHDRPWGGNGVVSHQERLWWVDLSYGLLTCDLPHRHHGDLLYVPLPEGCELPAGAVDLEKSRSVGVSAGRLRYVQIDERDGDPIVSMWTLIDQHAGTWHLDCEAPFEAIWADEVYRGTNLPPLVPAVALIHPEHPGDVVYFFLHSRLFAVDVRLRRVLEWQFFAMLHPPMAYHSSQFVRAWKMSSIPDSDETPIDPVRPPLTRGVPAAPIHESWASSSILGDAPLQRNHIVHSKWPAQAMMMSANPPKAPSSQIPFERCHIVDGAGLVRTDEEECPLCVQPMTPDEVLSVLPCGHKFHKGCNDLWLSRPSPPSCACCCV, encoded by the exons atggagatggcggcggcggagggggcgcAGAGGGCGGCGCTGGAGCGATGGGCCATCCTCCCCTGCATCCCGCATGTGGTGTACGACGAGGTGAACCTCCCACCCGGAGTCGACGTCCATCTCTACTTGACGGCCGCTCCGCGCGCCTCCCGCCTCACGGTGGCGCGCCGCATCGCCCCCGACCGCAAGGCCACCGACAACCACCCgtacgtcgccgccgtcgatcagcacggccgcctcctcctctacgCCACCCTGGGACACTCGCGACCGCCCTACCTCGACAGCTTCCACCCTGGCCCGCTCGGCGAGCACCACGGCTTCCCCAAGGCTTACTTCGTCTGCAGCGCGACCACCGGGGTGGCCTCCCGCATCCGCGACCCCGACCGCCCGATTGGCCATCCAGGCAACGCCGGCCTCCTCGGCTACTCCACGGGCTACTACGTCGCCGAGCTCCAGCCCGCGCCCACGACCGGCACCGCCACGCTCATCTTGTACTCCTCAGATTCCGGTGCCTGGACCGACGAGAAGCTCACCTACCCGCCGCACGACCGGCCATGGGGAGGCAACGGCGTGGTCTCACACCAGGAGAGGCTCTGGTGGGTGGACCTCTCCTACGGCCTCCTCACCTGCGACCTCCCCCACCGCCACCATGGGGACCTGCTCTACGTCCCGCTCCCGGAGGGCTGCGAGCTTCCAGCGGGCGCGGTGGACCTCGAGAAGAGCCGCTCCGTGGGGGTGAGCGCCGGCCGGCTGCGGTACGTGCAGATcgacgagcgcgacggcgacccgATTGTCAGCATGTGGACGCTGATTGATCAGCACGCCGGGACATGGCATCTCGACTGCGAGGCGCCCTTCGAGGCGATCTGGGCCGACGAGGTGTATCGCGGTACAAATCTGCCGCCGTTGGTCCCCGCGGTGGCGCTCATCCATCCGGAGCACCCCGGCGACGTGGTCTACTTCTTCCTGCACTCCCGTCTCTTCGCTGTGGACGTGCGCTTGCGCAGGGTCCTCGAGTGGCAGTTCTTCGCGATGCTTCACCCACCGATGGCATACCACTCGTCGCAGTTCGTCCGTGCCTGGAAGATGTCGTCCATTCCAGATTCTG ATGAAACTCCTATCGACCCCGTTCGTCCTCCACTGACCCGGGGGGTCCCGGCTGCACCAATACACGAATCCTGGGCATCGTCGTCGATCCTGGGAGATGCCCCACTCCAGAGAAATCACATAGTGCACAGCAAATGGCCGGCACAGGCCATGATGATGAGTGCCAATCCGCCCAAGGCTCCCAGCTCACAGATTCCTTTCGAGCGTTGCCACATCGTAGACGGCGCCGGGCTGGTGAGGACGGACGAGGAAGAATGCCCCCTCTGCGTGCAGCCAATGACACCGGACGAAGTCCTCAGCGTGCTGCCGTGCGGGCATAAGTTCCACAAGGGTTGTAACGATCTGTGGCTGTctcgcccttcgccgcccaGTTGCGCCTGCTGTTGTGTGTGA
- the LOC102714684 gene encoding protein NLP2-like: MCAAPMASGAQPQQPAALQQQQEEEAQAQKPTRVSLSYEEISKLFSLPIAEAASILGVCTSVLKRICRSHGIVRWPYRKLVSGKSGDDTKSAEREKAKELLEISRLAKQKALSASGLSTVSPGTFQGVAKSQQGSSKAGQVSPPGKQNALSGSGILAHGTQTKAIPTYMDDFKHGFPSCGLSWETMKWWGTDSHTETTPAKDENGEAPESANEASKGMTDDDELDWGADEAEAEAITTEPSAQLCTLRRKAVDDGRKLLTGKTCGSLELCRLNKRQKMALAQVFGASLPEQSSRLG; the protein is encoded by the exons ATGTGCGCGGCTCCCATGGCATCCGGCGCCCAGCCGCAGCAGCCCGCCgccctgcagcagcagcaggaggaggaggcgcaggCGCAGAAGCCGACGAGGGTCTCGCTCTCCTACGAGGAGATCTCCAAGCTTTTCTCCCTCCCTATTGCGGAGGCAGCCTCCATCCTCG GTGTTTGCACTAGTGTCCTGAAGCGGATATGCCGCAGCCACGGTATTGTCCGGTGGCCATATCGAAAG CTTGTCTCTGGAAAGTCTGGTGATGATACAAAAAGTGCAGAAAGAGAGAAAGCTAAGGAACTTCTTGAGATATCCAGACTTGCAAAACAAAAGGCTCTAAGCGCATCTGGTCTATCAACAGT ATCACCAGGCACTTTCCAAGGAGTAGCGAAATCTCAACAAGGCAGTTCAAAGGCAGGACAAGTGTCACCCCCAGGCAAACAAAATGCACTGAGTGGGTCGGGAATATTGGCCCATGGTACCCAAACCAAAGCCATCCCAACCTACATGGACGACTTCAAGCATGGATTCCCATCGTGTGGCTTGTCTTGGGAAACCATGAAATGGTGGGGGACTGACAGCCACACAGAGACCACTCCTGCGAAAGACGAGAACGGTGAAGCCCCCGAATCAGCCAACGAGGCTTCGAAAGGTATGACCGACGACGATGAGTTGGACTGGGGAGCAGATGAAGCCGAAGCTGAAGCGATCACGACAGAACCATCTGCACAGCTTTGCACGCTGAGAAGGAAAGCAGTAGACGACGGGCGCAAGCTGTTGACCGGCAAGACCTGCGGGAGCCTGGAGCTGTGCAGGCTGAATAAGAGGCAGAAGATGGCTCTGGCCCAGGTGTTCGGAGCTTCGCTGCCGGAGCAGTCGAGCAGGCTTGGGTGA
- the LOC121053264 gene encoding AT-hook motif nuclear-localized protein 21-like — translation MGMVTASGAATVAPDKLRRPCRAAAAAALCPSKGRGQRPPPVVIAHECPSAMRALVVEVPAGRDVVSCVAAVARRARCGALVLGASGRAAHVVLREPALVLRGTMEILGLSGCFFPSPSPAAGAGAAAAAPGGAAAVFLAGPHGSVLGGAVAAGGLVAAGPVVVMLATFVAAAFDRLPLLKGEDSANADGCDVHGVTRRRRCGAQPPPPPQQQQKCGWELCQKLGAKS, via the coding sequence ATGGGCATGGTCACCgcgagcggcgcggcgacggtggcgccggACAAGCTCCGACGCCCAtgcagagcggcggcggcggcggcgctgtgcCCCTCCAAGGGCCGCGGGCagaggccgccgccggtggtgaTCGCGCACGAGTGCCCCAGCGCGATGCGCGCCCTGGTCGTGGAGGTCCCCGCGGGACGGGACGTGGTGTCGTGCGTCGCCGCGGtggcgcgccgcgcgcggtgCGGGGCGCTGGTTCTGGGCGCGTCGGGGCGCGCCGCGCACGTCGTGCTCCGGGAGCCCGCGCTGGTGCTCCGCGGCACGATGGAGATACTGGGCCTCTCGGGGTGCTTCttcccgtccccgtcccccgCCGCGggagcgggggcggcggcggcggccccggGCGGAGCTGCCGCGGTGTTCCTGGCCGGGCCGCACGGCAGcgtgctcggcggcgccgtcgcggcgggagggctcgtcgccgccgggccggtggtggtgatgcTGGCCACGTTCGTGGCAGCCGCGTTCGACCGGTTGCCGCTCCTGAAGGGAGAGGACTCCGCCAATGCAGACGGGTGCGACGTGCATGGCGTGACCAGACGCCGGCGTTGCGGTgcgcagccaccgccgccgccgcagcagcagcagaagtgCGGGTGGGAGCTGTGCCAGAAGCTGGGCGCGAAGAGCTAA